A single genomic interval of Cryomorphaceae bacterium 1068 harbors:
- the ilvD gene encoding dihydroxy-acid dehydratase, producing the protein MKELNKYSKTVTQDPTQPAAQAMLHAIGLTREDLKKPMIGIASTGYEGNPCNMHLNDLAKLVKQGTLNEDTTGLIFNTIGVSDGISMGTPGMRYSLPSRDVIADSMETVVQAMSYDGLITVVGCDKNMPGALLAMIRLNRPSILVYGGTIDSGSYKGKKLDVVSAFEAWGSKVAGTMTEKEFQCIVEKACPGAGACGGMYTANTMASAIEALGMALPYNSSNPALSEEKREESIRAGEAMRLLLEIDIKPLDIITRKSLENAIRLVTILGGSTNAVLHFLAIARSAQIEFTLKDFQDVSDSTPFLADLKPSGKYLMEDVHAVGGIPAVLKYLLGKGLLHGDCLTVTGKTLAENLSEVPDLEEGQDVIKPIEKPIKISGHLQMLYGNLALKGSVAKITGKEGLSFRGKAKVFEGEYDANEGIRAGKVEKGDVVVIRYEGPKGGPGMPEMLKPTAAIMGAGLGKEVALITDGRFSGGTHGFVVGHITPEAQEGGAIALVKDGDIISLDANSNTINLEVSEEELEERRKKWVAPKLKFDRGVLYKYARTVSSASEGCVTDEF; encoded by the coding sequence ATGAAAGAATTGAATAAATACAGTAAAACTGTTACTCAGGACCCTACTCAGCCCGCGGCGCAAGCCATGCTTCACGCCATTGGATTAACGAGGGAAGACTTGAAGAAGCCGATGATCGGTATAGCCAGCACAGGTTATGAAGGCAATCCATGTAATATGCATTTGAATGACTTAGCGAAATTGGTAAAGCAAGGAACGCTGAATGAAGACACTACAGGGCTTATTTTCAATACAATCGGAGTGAGTGACGGGATTTCTATGGGAACACCGGGAATGCGATATTCTTTGCCGTCAAGAGATGTTATCGCCGATTCGATGGAGACCGTTGTTCAAGCAATGAGCTATGACGGACTGATTACCGTTGTTGGTTGCGATAAGAATATGCCTGGTGCTTTATTAGCTATGATTCGTTTAAATCGTCCGAGTATTTTGGTCTATGGCGGCACGATAGACTCAGGCTCATATAAAGGAAAGAAACTGGATGTGGTATCTGCATTTGAGGCATGGGGTAGCAAAGTAGCTGGAACCATGACCGAGAAAGAATTTCAATGCATTGTTGAAAAAGCTTGTCCCGGAGCAGGAGCTTGCGGCGGGATGTACACCGCAAATACGATGGCCTCTGCTATTGAAGCTTTGGGAATGGCCCTGCCTTACAATTCTTCTAATCCTGCACTGAGCGAGGAAAAAAGAGAAGAGTCTATAAGAGCAGGTGAAGCCATGCGATTATTGCTGGAGATAGACATTAAACCACTCGATATCATCACTCGAAAATCTTTGGAGAATGCTATTAGATTGGTGACTATTTTGGGAGGTTCTACCAATGCAGTGCTTCACTTTTTAGCGATAGCTCGCTCCGCGCAAATTGAATTTACACTCAAAGATTTTCAAGATGTGAGTGACAGTACACCGTTTTTGGCAGACTTAAAGCCAAGTGGAAAATATTTAATGGAGGATGTTCATGCCGTTGGAGGAATTCCTGCCGTACTGAAGTACCTACTGGGAAAAGGGTTGCTACATGGAGATTGTCTGACAGTTACCGGAAAGACCTTGGCGGAAAATTTATCTGAGGTACCTGATTTGGAAGAAGGACAAGATGTGATTAAGCCCATCGAAAAGCCCATCAAAATTTCCGGTCACCTACAAATGCTTTATGGAAATTTAGCTCTGAAAGGAAGTGTTGCAAAAATTACCGGAAAAGAAGGACTTAGCTTTAGAGGAAAGGCTAAAGTATTTGAAGGAGAATATGATGCCAATGAAGGAATTCGTGCAGGAAAGGTTGAAAAAGGAGACGTTGTCGTGATTCGTTATGAAGGTCCTAAGGGTGGTCCGGGTATGCCGGAAATGCTTAAGCCCACTGCGGCTATTATGGGTGCCGGCCTGGGAAAAGAAGTAGCATTGATTACCGATGGCCGTTTTTCGGGTGGCACGCACGGCTTTGTAGTCGGACATATTACTCCTGAAGCCCAAGAAGGAGGTGCCATAGCTTTGGTGAAAGATGGAGATATTATTTCATTAGACGCAAATAGCAATACCATAAACTTAGAGGTGTCAGAGGAAGAACTCGAAGAAAGAAGGAAAAAATGGGTTGCCCCCAAACTCAAGTTTGATCGTGGAGTGCTATATAAATACGCCAGAACAGTCTCCTCGGCGTCAGAGGGTTGCGTTACAGATGAATTTTAA
- a CDS encoding T9SS type A sorting domain-containing protein gives MKRPLILFALMPLLGFSQGGWDWDVLPSMPEPVSNNSVVEAFAGDTLCVYSFTGISEGLEPEDIHLKSWRYNYILDEWTQLPDVDDFQGKIAAGASTVNNIIYLIGGYHVFPNFSEQTSEKVHRFDADANVWLEDGADIPVPVDDHVQAVWRDSLIYVITGWSQNTNVNDVQIYDPTNDTWTAATSTPNSNTFEAFGASGTIIGDTIYYYGGTKISGFNFIASNEFRKGIINPEDPTDILWSLEPDINLPDGYRMACTSFGDEVIWIGGAETAYNFDGLAYSGGAVVQPHQEIRTYDAIANTWAIFENSPFAIMDLRGIARVSDDEWIIAGGMTTNAQVTGAVYRIHRATVDTENQGIPGLKVYSSADRLTIEALPEGSYQMNLFDISGRLVLNRILLGGSHSISMSSLPHGIYLLAIQQAEGRGGSFANFKISTF, from the coding sequence ATGAAACGACCATTGATACTTTTTGCTTTAATGCCTTTATTGGGTTTTTCCCAAGGTGGGTGGGACTGGGATGTCCTACCGTCAATGCCTGAACCCGTTTCCAATAATTCAGTTGTTGAAGCTTTCGCAGGAGATACGCTTTGTGTATACAGCTTTACAGGAATTTCAGAAGGGTTGGAGCCAGAAGACATTCATCTGAAATCTTGGCGTTACAACTACATTTTAGATGAATGGACACAACTTCCCGATGTGGATGACTTTCAAGGAAAGATAGCTGCAGGAGCATCTACTGTGAATAATATCATTTATCTGATCGGAGGGTATCACGTTTTTCCAAATTTCAGCGAGCAGACTTCTGAAAAGGTTCATCGCTTTGATGCCGATGCCAATGTTTGGTTAGAGGATGGGGCTGATATTCCTGTTCCGGTTGACGATCATGTTCAAGCAGTTTGGCGTGATAGCCTTATCTACGTGATTACAGGCTGGAGCCAAAACACAAATGTGAATGATGTTCAGATCTATGATCCTACCAATGACACATGGACTGCTGCAACCTCCACACCAAACTCAAATACTTTTGAGGCCTTTGGAGCTTCAGGAACTATTATCGGAGATACGATTTATTACTACGGAGGAACAAAGATTTCGGGATTCAACTTCATTGCGTCCAATGAGTTCAGGAAAGGTATTATCAATCCTGAGGACCCTACGGATATACTTTGGTCTTTGGAGCCTGATATAAATCTGCCTGACGGCTACCGTATGGCTTGCACTTCTTTCGGAGACGAAGTGATTTGGATAGGAGGTGCAGAGACAGCTTATAATTTCGATGGACTGGCATACTCCGGAGGTGCTGTGGTTCAACCGCACCAAGAAATCAGAACTTACGATGCTATTGCAAATACTTGGGCAATTTTCGAGAACTCACCATTCGCTATTATGGACTTAAGGGGAATCGCTAGAGTGTCGGATGACGAGTGGATCATAGCCGGTGGAATGACCACAAATGCTCAAGTGACGGGTGCCGTTTACAGAATTCACAGAGCTACTGTCGATACAGAGAATCAAGGTATTCCGGGATTGAAAGTATACAGCAGTGCAGATCGACTTACCATTGAAGCTTTGCCTGAAGGGAGTTACCAAATGAATCTATTTGATATCTCGGGCCGACTCGTTTTGAACAGAATCCTCTTAGGTGGAAGCCATTCCATTTCAATGTCGTCTCTGCCCCACGGGATTTATTTACTTGCTATACAGCAAGCTGAAGGTAGAGGGGGAAGTTTTGCTAATTTTAAAATATCCACATTCTGA
- the ilvB gene encoding biosynthetic-type acetolactate synthase large subunit gives MKKEASQTEIEEVTLSENQQEPKATVRISGSEAIVRCLIEEGVDILYGYPGGAIMPVYDELYKYQGKIHHVLTRHEQGATHAAQGYARISGKVGVAMATSGPGATNLITGIADAQIDSTPMVCITGQVASHLLGSDAFQETDIVGISTPVTKWNHQVTKASEIPEVLAKAFYIAKSGRPGPVLVDITKDAQFEEFDFSYEKCKGVRSYTPIPASDDEAIAKAAKLINGAKKPLIVWGQGVILSKAEKELIEVVEKAGIPAAWTILGASALPTSHPLNVGMVGMHGNYGPNVLTNECDVLIAIGMRFDDRVTGNLNSYAKQAKVIHFEIDPAEVDKNVKTDVAVVGDAKESLTKLIPLLEKNEHLEWHQKFKDLYAIEYEKVISSDLNPTKEGLTMGEVLKEINSCSNGDAAIVSDVGQHQMIACRYAEFTTTKSNITSGGLGTMGFALPAAIGAKMAAPDREVVAIIGDGGYQMTIQELGTIFQQKTAVKIVVLNNEFLGMVRQWQQLFFDKRYGSTEMTNPDFVTIAKGYAIEAKRVKKRADLKAAVAEMMASKDAYFLEVCVEKEDNVFPMIPTGASVSEIRLD, from the coding sequence ATGAAGAAGGAAGCTTCACAAACGGAAATAGAGGAAGTGACTCTATCCGAAAATCAGCAAGAGCCGAAAGCAACGGTTCGAATTTCAGGAAGCGAGGCCATTGTGCGTTGTTTGATCGAAGAGGGAGTTGACATTTTATACGGCTACCCCGGAGGGGCGATTATGCCTGTCTATGACGAATTGTACAAGTACCAGGGAAAGATTCATCACGTCTTGACTCGACATGAACAAGGTGCTACTCATGCGGCTCAAGGCTATGCCCGAATCTCGGGGAAGGTAGGTGTAGCGATGGCTACCTCAGGTCCCGGAGCAACCAACTTGATTACAGGCATTGCGGATGCGCAAATTGACTCTACTCCAATGGTCTGTATTACAGGTCAAGTAGCATCACACCTCTTGGGAAGCGATGCTTTTCAAGAAACGGACATCGTCGGAATTTCTACACCTGTGACGAAATGGAATCATCAAGTCACCAAGGCATCCGAAATCCCGGAGGTCCTGGCAAAAGCCTTTTATATCGCTAAAAGCGGCCGGCCCGGGCCTGTGCTGGTTGATATTACGAAAGATGCTCAGTTTGAGGAATTCGATTTTTCTTACGAGAAATGCAAAGGCGTAAGAAGCTACACACCCATACCTGCATCAGATGATGAAGCCATAGCCAAAGCAGCAAAGCTGATTAATGGAGCTAAAAAGCCACTGATAGTTTGGGGACAAGGCGTAATCCTTAGTAAAGCAGAAAAAGAACTTATAGAGGTAGTCGAGAAAGCAGGGATACCTGCAGCGTGGACAATTCTCGGCGCATCGGCGCTTCCCACTTCTCACCCATTGAATGTAGGAATGGTGGGGATGCATGGCAATTACGGTCCTAACGTATTGACAAATGAGTGTGATGTGCTCATTGCGATCGGAATGCGGTTCGATGACCGCGTGACAGGAAATCTGAACTCTTATGCCAAACAAGCCAAAGTAATCCACTTTGAAATTGACCCTGCAGAGGTTGATAAGAATGTCAAAACGGATGTCGCCGTGGTTGGTGATGCAAAGGAGTCATTAACAAAGCTCATTCCTTTGCTCGAAAAGAATGAGCACTTGGAGTGGCATCAAAAGTTCAAAGATCTATACGCCATCGAATATGAGAAGGTAATCAGTTCTGACCTCAACCCGACCAAGGAAGGCCTCACAATGGGAGAGGTTCTCAAAGAGATAAATAGTTGCTCAAATGGCGATGCTGCTATAGTAAGCGATGTGGGGCAACACCAGATGATTGCCTGTCGATACGCTGAGTTCACCACGACCAAAAGCAACATTACCTCTGGTGGTTTAGGAACGATGGGATTTGCTTTACCTGCGGCTATCGGGGCTAAAATGGCCGCGCCTGATCGAGAGGTCGTGGCCATCATAGGCGATGGTGGTTATCAAATGACCATACAAGAGCTAGGTACCATTTTTCAGCAGAAAACCGCGGTAAAGATTGTGGTCTTGAACAACGAATTTTTGGGAATGGTACGCCAATGGCAGCAGCTGTTTTTCGATAAGCGCTATGGTTCTACAGAAATGACCAATCCTGATTTTGTGACCATTGCCAAAGGCTACGCTATAGAAGCAAAACGAGTAAAAAAACGTGCAGATCTTAAAGCTGCTGTAGCAGAAATGATGGCGAGTAAAGACGCTTATTTCCTGGAAGTTTGTGTGGAAAAAGAAGACAACGTTTTTCCGATGATTCCAACAGGAGCTTCTGTCTCTGAAATCAGACTCGATTAA